ATGCACTTTAAGGTGATGTTAATTTGACCTCTAAACTTCCAAATGCAACTGTTCTATGTTTCTTAATATGCAACTTGCTGTCCTCTAACTAGCTCAACGGCaaaattcatgttatttttttggggaagcATAATTAATActattattttaacaataacCTTCATTGTGCTGTTTACTGATTGTGACGATATGAAACCAAGACGACACCTTTCTCACACTGCCAGAAAACTAAAAttactcaaaatgttttttctgtATGTTAACGTCAAGTGCATGATATGAAAATAACGAATGGCCGAGGCGCTGTACATATCTGTATAACTTTCCAATTTCTTACAAAAGCATCAAAACATGGCGattataaataaattctttgcaATTCAATctcttgtgttatttttttctctgtcaccataggggaaaaaaaatcaaaaatggtGAATGGAAGTGTTTTTCCATCAgctctttattttctgtagtgCTTGTTTTCAATAAACTGACTTTGGCAATTGGTGCGGCACATCCTGGGCTAGTGaaaacatgaaaactccacTGAGTGTGCATCAGATATGCTAACCACAATCCTATGAAGAGTCCTTCCCTAAAGTATAGTCACAATTTGTTGTTTATTCTCAGGAAACAATCAAAATATTAGTTTTGTGCAAGAAAATGTTGAAGTGAATTATTGAGAAACAAATGCTCTAAAGTCACATTTAAGCaaccaaggaactatgttgtcATATGTTGAGTTTTGCTAGACCAAAATAGTGCTTTGTCACCATCGTCTGGCATCTATATTGCTGATTCTTTTGATTTGCTTGGACTCAAGCATTACTGTTCCAAGGTAAGGGGCATCAAATGTTACAGTTTACTAagcgtgtcagaaaagttccaggactggcatcaaattcaaagtccccttaaaagggaagtcaacccaaacaatTTTCTTGAcattaatatgttctatgcagccccacttgtctattataatattgtgttagtggaaaatgagttacgcagaaaaatccagccgtttttatccatctcagggggcggccattttgccacttgcagtcgactgaagatgacatcaatgttgctggcaaccaatcacagtgcagtttcagaaaacaggtgagcgctgattgagcaacattgatgtcatcttcaattgacagcaagtggcaaaatggccgccccctggatTTCGCTTCattactcatattccacaaatgtaatattaatcacaatatcatgtttagattagtgaggtcacatagcacatattattgtcaagaaatgtttaaggttgacttccgctttaatgaGCTTTGgacgagagagagaaaaaaaaaaaatcacattgagtCAGTTCAGTGATGTTCTTCTCAGATGCTCAGGGCTTTCATGAGCTTCCTTTAACGAAACAAATGCTGCAGGATCCGTCTGGCCCACAATGAACGGCAAAACTCACATTCATTTTGGATGCCAACCCTGGAAATTTTTCTCTACATCTCCTGTGATGACTCATGGGATACAATTGAGTCAGCATGAATGTGACAGTTAATTTTCTTTGTCGAAGACAGACCCAAGGATTTGCCTTGCCATGATCTTCTTTTGATGTTGAATAATCCCTCCCCCTTGTTTTTTCTTAAAACTCCACTGAGCAGGCAAGCATCACTCACTTGACAAACACTCTTGGAACGCAACATGTAAGTTTCTCCCCCTGTGGgccttttttttggcacatatATTCTCTTCAACTTGCTTCATATTTTTACCAATGATTAGTCAATCGGGTATTTTGCCtttcttttattgtaattttcatCTGTTTCGTCATGTCAATTACAATTGCATTTGCATGTTTGacagaaaaatgtcatttaacgtGGCTGACAGAGCTTTAATGATGGTGTTCTTAATAATCTGCATGGAGGAGTTGCATTGCAGTGCTATTCAAGGTTTGTCAGAAAAATTAGTATTTTGTCATTTCTCAAGAAATATTCATTGTTTCACTGTATCACACATTATATATTGTATGGGGTTATATATAGTGGATAATattgtatgtcttttttttgcagtggaTCCGCCCGAGGAGATTAACATCATCGATCCTGGCCATCTTGGCCATCTGGACATTACATGGAGCCTCCCAGCAAGTTTAATTAATTTCCAAGAATGTTTACGTTACCAGGTGGAATACTTCAATACATATGCACAGCGTTGGGACGTGAGTACCGTTTCTGCAACACGCAAGAACTGCTCAAAAACAAACAGTGACTGAGATTATTATTTCTTCAGGTGATTCAGGCGCCTCAGAGGATTTACAGCGCTCAGTTTGACCTGATGAAGGACATCCAAATTCGAGTGTACACCGTGCTGAGCGGACACTGCACTAATAACTCTGTAATCAAAAGTGTGAATTACACGGAACTGGTGCAGAAACCTCCCGGCGCAGGTCAGTCAAGTACAGTGAGAAATGCTTCTgttgatatttatttactttgtatGGCTCCACTCCAACAGGTCGAGGCGATGCAGTAAAACATTTTGAGTGCGTGTTTCATAACATGGAGCGCATGATTTGCAAGTGGGAAAAATTTCCGGCCAAGTCACAGCTATTTATGTATTACTGGTGAGTCCTGCATTTATTTTTCCTGCTAGAGGtattaacaatttaaaaaaaaattaattaatttaaaaaaaaaaaaaaaaaaaagagtttgtaaCTAATATGTTGTCTGACAGTCTTTCTTAGTCGTTTTTGTACATTTCTTAGATCAGAATCCATTATTTTGAACAGACTTCATTattcttcatgtacaattaatacctttaaaaacgagACTAAGTGAAAATTCTGGAGAAAAACTGttggtttctttgtttttgttttttttgttttgtttttttaaatgtgcacaaGTGTCACAAGCATTTCATTAGCAGTTTTAAGAAATTCAAATCGGACCTGTTTGTCAGGAGCAAGATTTTAAATAAGAATAAGGCCACCAATAAGTACCGGCAATTATGCATATAAAAACTTAACACAAGGTATGTACATTTGTGACGGTGACAACCGATTGAGATTTCTCTATGATGTAGAATAAAGGATATGACTCAAGAAAAGTTGCAAACCACTCAATTAGGTAACCAACCCAATACTGTGCTTGGTGGTAACTCGCCATCATCTATTCTAAACCAGTCATAAACATCCCTTCCTATATTCTCCGCAGGCACAACAAACTGAACAAAACAGAGGCGTGTCCCAAGTACATCTATACAAACGGCGTCCGGAGTGGCTGCGACTTCACAGGAAAACCTCTTCCCGATTTTACCGACGTCAACATCTGTGTCAATGGCTCCTCTCCAGAAGGCCCCCTGAGGCCCAAGTACACGTCGCTTCAAATCCAAAACTATGGTACACGCAAGCCGACCTGTTCTAACATGGAAACGTGCAACATTCCTGTTCCAAGTTCAGCTGTTTTCATCACAATCAATGTCTTCTTTTTCAGTGAAGCCTGATCCTGCACAAAAGCCCAGTTTGGCGCTAGTTCAAGACGCCCGTATCAACGTTGACTGGACAAAACCTCATGGAAAGGTTCCTGGACACTGTCTGGAATGGGAGGTGAAGCACACCAGCGAAGGAACACAATATCAATCGGTATGAAACTCCAACAGTTTTGttcgaaaaataataaatcggTTAGAAAACAACTCCATTTTATTTGGAATGGAATTAGCTGGATAGAAAACAGGAAGAACATAACAGTGCCAACTGCAGGCAAAATGTGTCACTGCAGGAGCGTGATTGCATGTGACTTGTTTTAAGACCTTCTCATTCCAGTAGTTCTTTTAACTTTTCCCACAATtatatatttagcattttgagacattttattaaataattaattaatttatgtatttatttaaatattatattatattatattatattatattatatattattattccatatcattcaatatcgGTCTATTTATGTTACAACATGATTCCAAAGCATTCCCCATTATTCACAATGTTTCCATAATTTGTCATGCATCATTTCAGCATTAtcgcacaatttctccagaaatttgtTCATCTAGTTGAAGTGTtagtacaatttattttattttttttataaaaaggatgggaaaaaaaaacaaaaaaactgcataCATATTTTTCTCTAAGACAAAATTATATAGTTGTATATATGGAGTTAAATAGACAGCACTTTACGTGCTAAATAATgacataaataatgaataaataaataaattgatttgacatacatttatattttcttattatattttgtgaaagacaaaaaataccgcatatgtttattatttaatttctcTCCTGAAATGAGCTATATTTGTTATCaatctgtattttaaaaaaaataataataaaaaatcatacTGCTGTGTGAATTTGTCATATGTTCCACAGAAGACAACTCACACCATGAGCACGAGCCTGATTTTGCCAGCTGTGGGAGTGAAAAACTGCTTCACTGTACGCTCCAAGTTGAACAAATATTGTGCGACAACAAGCATGTGGAGCGAATGGAGTCACAGAGCATGTATTTCATCAGGGAACAAAAGTACAACAAACtacatattattataaaatgtgcCCCATAATCATAACTGTTCAGCATTCTTATACATATTTCTCATTCTCTTTCTAGGTGATTCCAAATTTTGACAGTTGACCAAATCGACTTGTGCAGGATATGCAGaatattgtcattttaaatggCATTGTCACAATCAGGGTTTGTGAAGAATAACATTTCACATGTTTTGAGTCTCCAGCACGTGACTGACAACGGTGGCCCTCGAGGATCCGTATTGGGCCCCTTTACTTTCTTCTGTCACTGAATGTggctttgttttcatgtttttgtcatgttgacAAGTCTTATTAATTCCTACACTTGCTGGGAAGGGGATTTACTGCACAAACTGAGCAATATAACATCATTAGTGGTGCCTTGACTTCTGAGTGACCTGATTTATGAGTTTTTCAAGATGTATACcacaattgacatttttttttcttcatttgtgagcaaaaatgcaaacatttgaaAAGACAGACACTTGCACTTCTTCTAAAAAGACTTCCAGATATGAATTGACGTCCCAGTTTATGGTCagatataaaacatgttttactAGCTTAATGCTTAGACAGAATGCAAAACAGTCATAGACGGGTTAAAGAATAGTGTCAGTTTCATGGCGTAGCATTTGAACATGCTCAGAAAGATGaaataacaatactcacagggctatattctttatcctctgaaaAGAACACAACTTGTAGCATGCTAAGCAGTACCTCTacaatgtttttaatttaattttgtgtttatttgtgcaTTAATGTTATTTGAGCAGTtcctatgtgtgtgtatgtgcatgttAATGGCATATCTGTTAATTTCAATGGGCACTGATGATTTTCACACTATTATTATACTGTGCCATTTATGAATGTATTAACTAGATACtaattttatttacatgttgagtttttttgttttgttttgtctcctTGTAAATGcttctgtaaatgtgcaaattcTGAATATGTCTATAAATTCAGCCTTGGTAAAGCGTTAAGCATAACGTGCCTGAGGTTTAAcacaaattttgaaaaataataaagctcATTTAATATGCACTATTTTGTTGAAGGCTTTTGTATTAATGTTCACACTACTTTTATCTTGGGAATGAATCCATCTGGATCCTGGATgacctctgcttttttttttttttttttttttgatccctTGTACAAATGATCGAGGCAAGGTCACTCACGCTGCCATCTGCAGGCTTCCCACTCGCAATGCATAATTGTGCATTAAACACATTTTGGTCAGTGTGTAGCTTACTATAATGGtaacatttgtaaaaaaaaaaaaatgtcaagccTCAACTTTTAATTGAGCTCATTTGTGTAATTGTTACTTTTCACCATATTGTTAGTCGTCTTTTCTTAATCCACGTTGAGCATGTGAGGGTTCAAGTGACACACGATAGCGAGGGAGAGGTGCCATGTTTCGAGTTAATGTGTAATTTTGGTGGGGTCACGCTTGATAGAAGACTGGAGTGGGGCTAATGTATAGCTCAGGTGATGCTATTCCCTTCATTTTGCTGCCGAGGACCACAAGACGAGGAGCGCTTACAGGTTTGCATACATGATTCCATATCGTCACTCTTCAATTTGCATTGTAGATCAACACTTTTAAGATCAACTACATGAAGCACTGCATcaccaacaattttttttttttctcctcagagTTCAAGAATGTTTGTCTCCGTCCCCCAGGTTCAGTAACTGGAATCTGTCCCTGCAGTATTAAAGGTTGCAGGGCCCAGCTGGTTACTGTCCCCAGGGGCCGGCCTGCTCTACTAAATGCATGAAATGTGTTTCAGAAACGttccttcatttaaaaaaaataaaaattcattcaATGTCAGATAATTTTGCCATGGTTAAATATGTAGCGtggtaaaattattattttttttattttaaacgttaTTTGaaatgccctgtgattggctggcgactagttcagggtgcacctactgcccgaagccagctgggataggctccagcatcctgtgacccttgtgaaaaacaataaaaacaagtcATTTTACGTATTTGATTGTGCTTGCAGTTaattcgtttaaaaacaaaaaaaaaacaaaaaaaaactaaaaataataataataattaaaaaaaaaagcattcctGAAAGCACAACATGCTATTCAAtggaaaatgttaactttttttctgGTTTAACAGGTTAACAGGGACGTCTCAGTGACACTTTGGTCATATTGACTCAGCTGGAGTTCATCTGTCTTTTTCTTCAGTTGCTGACACACGTgacattttttgtgatttttatatatttattcatttatttatttatttgactaaTGGGGAATGCTGTGGTTGCGTCCAAAGTACTCACAGCTGTCAGCTGGGAAACCGTGTTTGGGAATTAATGATGATGTTtgacccgcgacccttgtgaggaataagcggtcaagaaaatggatggacggatggatttgATAGACCTGTGATCAACCGTAAGATGTTGCGAatttggagagagagagagagagagagagagcgagagagagcgagagagagcgagagagagcgagagagagagagagagagagagagagagagagagagagagagcgagagagagcgagagagagagcgagagagagcgagagagagcgagagagagcgagagagagcgagagagagcgagagagagagagagagagcgagagagagagagagagagagagagagagagagagagagagagagaacgtaTTTTCTCAACAGCACGAAGTAATACTACTtttggccacaagatggcagaagAGAGCCAAAAAAGTGATGCGCAGGGAATTTCCATGGTGAATGAAACCTGCGCCAAGTAAACAGCAGCCAGTGGCAGGAAGCATGCAGCTGGCTCACGACAATCTAACAAGCGCTCTCTGTCAAGAGGTGTGAATGGATGGGTGACCTTTAACTTTtacaatacatctttttttGACATGTATTAATGTTAGTATTCGTTTAACAAGACGTTTGCTTGTGTACTGCATGATTACATttaatgtatcacgcttttaatataaatatgtgtatgcataatgattcttttttttttttttttttttttttacactcaagtgagtgtgtgtgtattgtactacaaattgtgtttttaatgaaaatgtgtCCCAAAATTCTGTGACACTTCATCCATTTATTTTGCAACTCCACCCAGATCACATTTCAGCTTGCTATTATAAGAAAACCACTAAAAAGACGCCTCTCACATCTAACTTCACAGGATCAATACAAACATTTGGGACTTTCCGCTCGGTGTTGGTTCATTCCCATACGAGCATAAAATATTCCTTATGTAGTCATTTCTCCAGATGCCGCAGCTGCTGAAATAGTTTGGTTCTCCAGGCAGCTGTTGCAGTCTAAACTTTGAGGGGTGACAACTTCACGCCAGTCTGCCAGCGTGTCAGTGCCTTCTGTTTCACACTAAACATGCAAATCGTTAACATAATTGCAGCAAATGGGATAAAAACGCAAGTCCTAAAACAAAAGTTTGATTACACAACctgctgaggaatgtgagcACTTGTGGACAAACATTCAAATTATGTTTTAATAAgacttatttattatattatttttattattttcattttttaaattatatttttttattatatcaaTTTTATTAAGGttataaacatattttaataacCCCAAATGAAGGGGCAGCCctaatactgtttttttgttttgttttgttttttaacacgtcatgactgggtcatgccagggttaagtttgggtcatacaagggttatgtttgggtcatgaccatgaggtcaagtgtctgttttgaactgatgcaaccaacatctggtttcaactggaaaaacgctatgtgatgtcaggagctatttgatgtcaagaatctttaatctcgttacttgatcaacagccaatcagataattccatttcagtcctgttacccacatgtctagccacaaccaatcagatcgattcgctgtctatataagccttctgagaagtgtgcgtctttgtcggattattacatctgttcctcggtgcatctcaacagcccaagggggcttggcgcagtggcgttcctaagcaacttggcaccctaggcaggatttctggtagtgcccCCCCAACCGCCAAGAGGGGGTCTTATCAGACCAAACATAAACACGACCCTGCGCAACTtcttagaccaaccacaaaataatttatcataaaCTCACACAGGGCACACGGTATCATCACGTCTCTGGAATTTTAAAACCGCAGTTGcagttcaaaataaataatgtagtaattgtactacaataaatcacttgtatgggataatgagagcctagcaaagaacgaacttaattatttgcatcaaccattcagagtattatctcagtatcatgaatcgggacttgcagaagttgggtttacatttcacaagacttgttttttttctggtgtgctttgctttcatttcattgttgatggttcttataactggttctgatgatgcagaACAATATGAGTAGCACTCAGTACCTTATGAGCGAAAATTTATATCGACATTAatttcttactgatgaaatctgcatttagagcatctcccacacttattttatacttattggtacaaccatacGTCACACAGTGATATTTCCACTGCAGAGGAAGATAACGTATGCTACGGAAAAGTCAACTTACTTTAAgtctggcaacgcaagatggccgccgccggcttcactttttgctacagcatgagcagcccagtttagtttattcagtaCGTCtgtgctgtatcagcctgcgcATCCACCTGAGAGTCTGACTgtgatctttatttatttattttattttattttatttttttagccttgATCCAGGACAGCACACtagcgttttcatttcattttcttaactaaacagccagaaagaaagtgcagggggggcacttcatcaacctaaatctgatgtttttgtattttttacaacctaaccccagcagaaaacgagggaacactgtacatgagACTCAAGGTGCATTTTcgtcaacaataaagttttgctcTCTCTGTCCACTTTCACACCACAGTCTACACTTCTGTAGGAGTGTGCAGATCATTGTTACATTTTGACATATTGAATagacttaaaaaataacattcagtaaGGTTTCCTAATTTTATAGAACAcaggaaaatataaatgtgtatgtacaACACTACATACTTTGTCCAGCACGTGTTTACACTGCACCAGCGAGCGTGTTTTGATAGTCTCGCTGTCATTTATCAAATCTACTCTGTCGTTTACTCACTTCTACTTGGTGGCAAGCTTTTCCTATCCCCCTGCTCATCACACTGGAGTTGTTTTTGGACGCCGGCCGATCCTGTTGTGTTCTTCACTTCTGCCATGTATGACACGCGCAGcgagtagtttttttgttttttgcttgtttCAGACCTTAACGAGCCACTAAATTGTTGTAAACTGATTGACGTTAATGTGCGAAGACGACTCTCCCTCCGAAAGCGAACGCtatagtgggggggggggggttgttcgtTGTCCGCTGTCaataaagactcggttcccatcgttcacattGACGAGCCATTCAAATGACTCAATTCGTTCATCATTAATAAACTCCAACGCGGCTGAAAAGGCGGCAAAACCAGCGTCCGGTTTAGGGTTGCGCATGACTGCTAACATTGCTGTTAGCTCGCTGTTAGCTAGCAGTCACGGCTAAACGCTGGCAACAGGCGACGTACAATACAACATCAGCATAATTATGTCTTATTAGCCTCTTACCTGGGGCTTGAACGTAACTTCGGGACTATGTTGTGTGACTGGCGTCTGGCCCAGCAGTTTGGTGCACATGGATATTGCCATTGTTCAAAAACTCCGAATAGAGGCGCACATCTACAGCACCGATGACGCGCTTCCGGTAACACTTCGAAATAAAAGTGTTACATGCATTGATCTACATATACTACTTGGTAaagtaaggtttattttgaaatttggtttcTCACAGCCCCGTGTACTGTCATGCATACTGCCGTTAGCTTGACTGACGTGACTGAaaaaggataaaaaaataaaaataaaaataaaaaaagaatatctCTCCCTGTCGCCCCTTTTGCTCACGAACGCCCCTAGCATTTGCCTAATCCGCCTAATGGCAGGAACGCCactggcttggcgtctcgtgattctcgatgcattctcattgtttctcgcctagtcaagtttgttctccgCCTCTTGATGTAtggcgaataaagagttaaaatcttctTTGTGTCTGCGCTCAACACATGGGCCAAAGGTCAAGATGTTTGACCTCTGCTGGCAAGACACACTAATGACTTAACATCACAGCTCCCAAAAAGGCCATTTTTATTCTGGAAATTCCTTCATGTACAAAcagtttttacacatttacacTTTCATTGGAGACAAACAACGTGAGTTTGCACACAAACTATAAATACAGTAGCTCCATCATATATATAAAAGCCGAGTCTTGTGATATGAGAAGATACTCTATGATACAATGCAGGGAAGGTGGTGCCATGAATACATTGAAAACAATCTCCTCATTGTAATGCTAGGAAAAGAACAGGCCAaaataaaaggccaaaacatggtCGTCTTGAAATGTTCAGACCTGACTGTCCATTTTGTCCAACAACAAACATCCAGATCACCACATGATGGAAATGTCCAGCAACTAGTGGCCGCCCAGAAAGGTCGCCACTTCACCCGGATACCGGCCAGGCTGAGGGACACGCTGTGAGCAAAGGGTGAGTGTTGTGAGAGTATAGTGAGGGTGTTCTATTCAAACAGACCTGTCCTACTTGCGGCCTTCACAACCTGACTAAAAATAACCAAGAGAGAATTTAGGTCCGGATTTGTGTGAGTGGCGTCAGTACATGGCATCCTCGTATATGTCCGTCCGCAGGCAGAAGAGGACTCCGCCGCCCAGCATGAAGATGGTGGCGCCCCAGCCGAGACCGTAGCCCCAGTTGAACTCGTGATACGTCTGCAGGACCGTCCCGTCGATGAACTTGATCGGGTACAGGACCAGAGCGCAGGCCTGCAGAACAACTGGTGGGGagagatgagaaaaaaaaggagagtcACAAACTTGATTTTGCTTTTAGGCTTGCTCACAAAATAAAGGGGTGGGGGGCAGGGCATCTGTTTGCAATGGAGTTCTGTTGCTATGGTGATGATGTAATCCAAATATGTATGCAAGTcagaattacagtaaatatctgCTTATCcagtgtagttatattactaaATTTTAtttaggtcatttttttaatttaaatgtaatgtaattcaCTATTGAATCataattttagtattttttttgcactttaagTATACAATGTTAGTGGATTATACtgtgaaatattatttttaggaataaaaaaaatctgtctcatTTTTGATGAACAGCTACTGATAATTGTGGTGTACTTGGAGAGCTATTGCTCCATTTTCTTCATGTTTAATGTTATAGTGAGATTTATTCCGATTATTCTGTACTGCAATCTACAACCACAATTGGGGAGTGTTATATAAACTACACAATCTATATTACAATCAGTAACATGTTACTTTTAAAGCagcatgtccattttttttagtgaaatgCTTGTAAAgatgacaaacatttttttcttcaaagaatGTTGTTCCTGAACACGgtacaagaagaaaaaatgacAGTGACGTAGGTTGGAGAAAAtgaatgtttctttttgtttttttcttcctttttttgtaaaaaagaaTGTCATCAAAcagtgaagggaaaaaaaagccagtgaagcagtttggagaaaaaaaaaaaaaaaaaaagctaaatttttCTGTGACAAAGCTGCTGTActtatgtaaaactaaaatctaCAACATTATATAAAAGCGTCATCATTGGCGTCAAACCATCAATAGCAGACCacaaagaccaaaacaaaaacaaaagaacacttGTGTGCTTGATAAAAGTTAAAAGCTTTGCATGGCACAAGTCTACAACGCTCTCAATGGAAACCAAGGACTTTTGaccttgccaaaaaaaaaaaaaaaaataaaaaaacttggcTGCTTGTATCACTCTGAGTCATTTTCCTTAATCTAAGTCTTTGCGGCTTTGAGGATTTCAGCGCGACTTCTCGTCCGCCTTTCCTTCCTCCCGGTAGGAGTGGTGGCGGCCCAAAAGAATGTGGCCGTGTTGATGGAGCCCAGACTGAGCTGAGGTCATATTTCTGGACAGAAAATAAATAGCGCAGCGCTGCCAAGGGGCATTTAACGGGGGTTCAATACGCTCCTGCTCGTCTGTGCGCATGTAAAGGCGGCCTTATTCTCTCTCGCCAGGCTCTCGGAGCAATTACGCACACAGGAAAGGATAACACTGGCGTGCCATGCTTTTCAGTAAATGGCTAGCAGGCAGCGGGAGAGCCATTAGTTGACTTTTATGCACACACTCGGCTTTTATGCCTCCCGTTTTCATCGAGGAACAAAGACAAAGTTCTCTCACAAGCCCTTTAAAATTTACATTAATAACTAGTCCTCAGATTAACTTCTTTCAACACAAGTAAAATACAAACTAAGACTGTTTAtacataatttctaaaatagCTTAATTATATGCTTTAAAGATGGACACTCCCCCACTGGTGTCAACATTTCCCCTCTCTCAAGTATGCAAGTGatgctttcttttctttattttatttttttctttctccctgTTCCGTGACTTCCCATTGTTGGTACTGCATCAAATTCTGTGGCTGCTTTTTCTTGGCCCGCGGGCCAAGCGGGCCTCTGGGCTGCTCACCACAGAAGAAATGAGCTCAAGCAACGCACCACTGCTTCT
The Festucalex cinctus isolate MCC-2025b chromosome 18, RoL_Fcin_1.0, whole genome shotgun sequence genome window above contains:
- the il13ra2 gene encoding interleukin-13 receptor subunit alpha-2 isoform X1 → MISQSGILPFFYCNFHLFRHVNYNCICMFDRKMSFNVADRALMMVFLIICMEELHCSAIQVDPPEEINIIDPGHLGHLDITWSLPASLINFQECLRYQVEYFNTYAQRWDVIQAPQRIYSAQFDLMKDIQIRVYTVLSGHCTNNSVIKSVNYTELVQKPPGAGRGDAVKHFECVFHNMERMICKWEKFPAKSQLFMYYWHNKLNKTEACPKYIYTNGVRSGCDFTGKPLPDFTDVNICVNGSSPEGPLRPKYTSLQIQNYVKPDPAQKPSLALVQDARINVDWTKPHGKVPGHCLEWEVKHTSEGTQYQSKTTHTMSTSLILPAVGVKNCFTVRSKLNKYCATTSMWSEWSHRACISSGNKSDSKF
- the il13ra2 gene encoding interleukin-13 receptor subunit alpha-2 isoform X2, which encodes MSFNVADRALMMVFLIICMEELHCSAIQVDPPEEINIIDPGHLGHLDITWSLPASLINFQECLRYQVEYFNTYAQRWDVIQAPQRIYSAQFDLMKDIQIRVYTVLSGHCTNNSVIKSVNYTELVQKPPGAGRGDAVKHFECVFHNMERMICKWEKFPAKSQLFMYYWHNKLNKTEACPKYIYTNGVRSGCDFTGKPLPDFTDVNICVNGSSPEGPLRPKYTSLQIQNYVKPDPAQKPSLALVQDARINVDWTKPHGKVPGHCLEWEVKHTSEGTQYQSKTTHTMSTSLILPAVGVKNCFTVRSKLNKYCATTSMWSEWSHRACISSGNKSDSKF